CTCGTCGAACGTACCGGTCAAGCGACACGCCGACGAGATCGGACAGGTGTTTTGCTGAGGGTCGAAGCACTCCGCGAGCGCGAGGTTCTCCTCGGTCTGTCGAACCAGTACGCCGATTGAGATGTCGTGGACCGACTTGCCCAGCCGCACGCCCCCGTGCCGTCCACGCACCGTCTCGACGTAGCCGAATTCGGAGAGTCGGTGGACGATCTTCACGAGATGCTCGTAGGACATGTTCATGCGTTCAGCGATTTCGTTCACCGTGATGCAACGCTCAGGTTCCAGGCCGAGCAGCATCAGGCATCGCAACGCATTGTCGGTGAATCGTGTGAGACGCATGCACGGAAGTTGCTGGCCGCGACGGTCGAGGCTATCAGGGAATCCCTTTCTTCGCGGACGGAGCTTCCCTGCTCATCGGCCATCAGTGCGCGGAGACGGGAATGCCAGCGCCAGAGCAACGGGACGGCAACGTCAAAAGCAACAGCGGGAACACGGAGCTGGCGGATTTCACGGATCACACAGATAAACCAAGAGCGCTTTTGCTTATCTGTGTGATCGGTGAAATCGGTTCCCTCCGTGTTCCCGCTGTTGCTTTTGCCGATACCCTCGCGCGTCAGTTCGCGCCGTCGGTCACCAGCGTGTCGTACTGCCGTCCGCGCCAGCGCGTTGGCGTGCGGGCCGTGCTGAGCGTGAGCCGCCAGGCCGCGGCGCTGTCCGACAGCCAGGACAGCCAGAACGGCCAGCCCCGCTCGGCGTAGCTGTGCCGCAACGCCACAAGCATCATCAGCCGCACCAGCAGCGCCGAGGCGTTCACGAGCAGGAGCGCCTCGAGCAGCATCGCCTGCGGATTGTCGGCGGCGGGCCAGCCCATCGACCCAAGAACGGCGCCGAGCACCAGCAGCATCGGCAGCGGCAGCGCCTGCGCACTCCACACCAACGCCACGTCGACCCAGCGCCGCCAGGTGGGGGTGGCGTCCTTCAAGTCGAAGCTGCGTCCCCACTCACGCCACATCTCGGCCAACGACACATACGCGCTGACCTGAATGATCTTCGAGCCGTCGAGAAAGCCCACGCGTGCGCCGTGTGACGCGAGGTGCCGCGCCAGCGTGACATCATCGCAGAACGACGCGCGGGCGGGCGCATAGCCGCCGTGCTGCTCGAGCAACGCGCGGCGCGCCACGAAGCACTGCCCATTGGCGAGCACGCGATCGGCAGGTGGCTGCGTGGCACCGGCGGCCCCGCAGCGATAAACCAGCGTGACCAGCATCGCCGGTTGCACGAAGCGTTCGGAAGACGTCTGGTCGCGGAACTGGGGCGAGAACGACGCCACGTCGTAGCCGTCCTGCTCCACCGCGTCGACCACGGCACCGACCAAACCGGGTGCGGGAACGGTGTCGGCATCGATGCCGAGCACCCACTCGCCCTTCGCCTGCCGCAGGCCCGTCTCGAGCGCCCAGACCTTACCGACCCAACCCGCGGGGAGCGGTTCATCGGTGACCAGTCGAATACGCGGATCACGCGCCGACGCGGCCTCGACCAGCTCACGGGTGCCGTCGGTGGAGCGGCTGTCCACCACCAGCACTTCGAGCATCGGAGACGTTTGCGCGGTGAGCCCCGCGAGACACGGACCGATGCGCTTCGCTTCGTTGAGCGTGGCGACGATCACGGTCACCGTCGTGTCGGTGCGCGGCGTGAGTCGGGGCGCGATCGGTGGACGGCGAGTCCGTCCCGGCATGAGGCGCGTGAGGAGCAACAGCAACATCGGCACCTGCACGGCGAGCAGCGCGAGCCCCAGGCCACGTGCGACGTCAACCACGGAGATGGTCGCGTTCATAACACCGGCTCGCCAGACACGCGCGTGCGTACCGCTGGCGCGACGACCGGCTCGGCCATCGCGAGTCGAGCGACCGCCTTCGCCATGTCACCGAAGATGAACAGGTGTGCCGGATACATCGCGTACCAGTAAAGAAGTCCGAAAAGACCGCGCGGCGCGAAGAGCGCCGTCTGAATCAGCCGTGTGCCCTCGCCTTCGGGCACGGCCGAAAACTGCAACCACGCCTGTCCAGGCACGCGCATTTCAGCGCGCAGGCGTAACAGGCGCGGGCGCTCGACCATCTCCACCCGCCAAAAGTCGACCGCCTCTCCAAGATACAACCAAGCGGGGTCGCGGCGCCCGCGCCGCAGCCCGGGTCCGCCCACCATCCGGTCCAGAAAGCCCCGGATCTTCCAGAGCCAATTCCAAGCCAGCCACCCTTGATCGCCTCCCAGCCGACAGAAGGCCCGAAACACCTGATCGGGGCTGGCATCCACATAAATCGTGCGCGTCTCCTCCAGCACACCCTCCCGGTCACGCAGTTCGTACGACGCGCCACCGCCCAGCGCGTCGCTCCACCGCGACTCCACGGCGTGTGCGGTCAGGCGCGAGAGGGCACGCTGGACCGCGGTGCGATAGGCCATCGGGCGCACGTCGGGAAACAGCTCACGGGCCTTGGTGGTGTCGGCCAGCACCGGATGAGCGATGCCCTCAACCAG
This region of Gemmatimonas groenlandica genomic DNA includes:
- a CDS encoding glycosyltransferase — translated: MNATISVVDVARGLGLALLAVQVPMLLLLLTRLMPGRTRRPPIAPRLTPRTDTTVTVIVATLNEAKRIGPCLAGLTAQTSPMLEVLVVDSRSTDGTRELVEAASARDPRIRLVTDEPLPAGWVGKVWALETGLRQAKGEWVLGIDADTVPAPGLVGAVVDAVEQDGYDVASFSPQFRDQTSSERFVQPAMLVTLVYRCGAAGATQPPADRVLANGQCFVARRALLEQHGGYAPARASFCDDVTLARHLASHGARVGFLDGSKIIQVSAYVSLAEMWREWGRSFDLKDATPTWRRWVDVALVWSAQALPLPMLLVLGAVLGSMGWPAADNPQAMLLEALLLVNASALLVRLMMLVALRHSYAERGWPFWLSWLSDSAAAWRLTLSTARTPTRWRGRQYDTLVTDGAN
- a CDS encoding RrF2 family transcriptional regulator, yielding MRLTRFTDNALRCLMLLGLEPERCITVNEIAERMNMSYEHLVKIVHRLSEFGYVETVRGRHGGVRLGKSVHDISIGVLVRQTEENLALAECFDPQQNTCPISSACRLTGTFDEALNAFLAVLDQKTLADILEPRAELVPLLVRRESMVVATSYP